AGTTTGTATAAGCATTTCATGGATAATATTTCTACAACCGCAAAAGTATTCGAGCATTGATCTGCAAGCACCATAACAATGAATATTCCCTTGCATGGTATTTTGAAAAATCAATTCAAATAGATGCTCTTTGATTGGACTGTAGATTGGATGCACTTGTTAGTTAAGTGTAGCCTTTGGCACTTTGCAACAACACTGGTCGTTTGCTTTTGTCGCACATGCGCAGTGGAAGCTTTAAAAACTGTAGAGATTTGGATTGATGTTGGAACTATAATGCTCTCTCAATCCATATGTAGTTGTCACATTTGGCTTCTGCTTATGAATGTTGAACTGTAGCATTTTACTGAACACAGAAGCAATTTTTGTAAAGTATATAATATCTGTAGAGTACATCTCATTACCGTTCTAGCAATACCATTCTTATATTAGATGATTGTGTTCaaatttaactttgttcaaacctTCATTAGTTAAAGTCAAACGTCACAACTGATTTTGAACTAATTTTGTTATACTGCTGTCTTTTTTTTTCGTAGTGCTACTATGTGAATTTCAATGCACAATTCCTTCAAACCCCCTTTCCCAACGCATGTCGCATGGCTTATAGCAGTGACAATAGTGTTGGAAAAATTGATCAAGGAACTACTGTTCAAATATATTAAGCAACTGATTTTTTGCTGACATGGCACTTCTCTGAAAACGAAGATAATGCTTGTTTCTTTCCTTGGTTGAATTATAACTCCAGAACACTATATGCATTTGTTGGCGTTCCTAACTTTGAAGTGAAAAAACTACGATGCTGACATCATGCTTTCTTCTGCAGCATACTGTGTGGTTGCCGTTGAATCAGTGGGGCAACAGATGCCAATTGCTTTCTTGGTTCGGGTTAAGGATGATTTCAGCAAGAGATATGCTGGCGGGAAAGCTGCTACTGCTGCACCAAGCAGCCTCAACAGAGAGTTTGGGTACGTGTGTATTTTTGCCAGTGTGGGTCTATTTAAAATATATGGCCTTATTTTTGCTAATTTTGTGTGTGAACATTTACTGTTTGTAGATCAAAACTCAAAGAGCACATGCAGTACTGTGTGGACCACCCTGAAGAGATAAACAAGCTTGCTAAAGTGCAAGCACAAGTTTCAGAAGTGAAAAACGTGATGAtggaaaacattgagaaggtacatCTCTGTACTTTGCAGATACACCGAAGGTATAATTTGGAGGAAGTTTCTGATCCTTATTCTACTTCTGAAATTCAGGTTCTTGATCGTGGTGAGAAGATTGAGCTGCTTGTTGACAAAACAGAGAATCTCCGCTCACAGGTTTTAATAATTGACACATTCTTTTATCCCGCCCTGTACTGGGCACTGTACTTTAATTGGCTTTGGTTCCGagctgttattatatattattagtACCAGGATAATAAGCTTGGTTCCAAGCTATTATTGTATATTAGCAAGAGTACAGATAGGTCACAATTGAAGCAGTTAAGCCGGGATCCAGCTATATACTAAACTGTAGTTATGTCAAGTGGTCAAGCCAACAACTGGTGGTACACTTAATAGTTATTGTGTTAGGTGCTCTTGATATGCTCAAACTACTGGGGCGTCAATCATGATGTTAGTGAGGGCTGTATTTCCTGAAATCAGTTTGGCCGTATATGGTTAACTGGCTAATACTTAATCTAAAAAAAGCTGGCTAATACTTCTTATGGATCACTAGAGACCTCCCTAGGTTATATCAATTGCCAACTTCTTTCTCCCATAGCTGATAAGGACTTAAGGTGATTGAATATCCATCTTCCTGGTGAGAGCAACTACATATTTGTTCAGGTCACCTGGAATTGATATGATTTATTACAACGGATCATTAATTTTTCTGCTGTAGCGATAAATTAACTGTTCTTTTCTGCTAAAAGAGTTTCAAGTCTTGTCCTGCTATTACTCTCATGGTAATGCCCAGTTATATCTCCAAGTTGGCGTCTTATGATAAGAAGACACAAAAAAACTAGAACGCTGTTCTTAAATTTGGGAATCAGAATTCTGATTTTGCTGATGTCCTCCTGGCTGATGCACTTGGGTCATCTTAACATCCTGGCCTGATTCTGGCGAGCCGAAAACATTGCTTAATGTTGAATTTTGGGTGTTGCAAAAGGATAACATGATATTGCTACTCAAGTTTGATCATGAAGTTCCGTACACCTAACATATGTTGGTTAATTCTCTATGATCTTTAACGGCGTCTACATAATTTCAGGCCCAAGATTTCAGGCAGCAAGGAACACAGGTGAGGAGAAAGATGTGGCTACAAAACATGAAGATCAAGCTGATCGTCCTGGGCATCATCGTCGCGCTCATCCTCATCATAATCCTGTCGGTGTGCCACGGATTCAACTGCGGCAAGAAGTGAGGACAAGTCGAGGTCGTGAGACACATTCAACTGCCCCTATATTACTCTGCTGATTCGAGCAAAAACCATATATATGGTGCTTAGTTCTTTTCTTGTTTAGTGTGCGCTGGCCCGGGCCGTGGTGCCTGTGGGTGGGTCTGTGTTTTCGTTGTCGTCGTGTTGGGATGTTCGGTTACCGCTGGATGGGTGGTGGCTGGGTCGGCGGGTCGTGTATTTTTGGACGCTATGTATGTATAGCTTGGATCTTGACGCCTTTGTTCTATtgttatatgatgatgatgagtagtagATTTACTTAATTAGAGTCAGAATTGTGTGGGTGTGTCTGCCTTGGTCCTCTTGTTGGGGGCTGGAGCTTGTGCTTGTCTGACCACGACAAGCCTAGCGTTGGCTGTCATGCGTTGGCCAGTTGCTCTCATATGTCGTGTCACTTTCGTTGCTGTGTCGTAGCTAAACCTTGTTGCGTTCTGCTGCATTCACTCGGGTTATTTACGTAGCTCGAGATCATATCCCTTGGCCGTTTGCTGTTAATAGAGGCCAGTCTGATAGCAAGTTCGGCAATCCATGGGCGTGTAACTGAGGGACATTTGGAGCTAGTTTGGATTGTGTCCACAGCTACATGACTGGGCAAACATGCTGCCTGGCGTGGACGTGTGCATCAGGTATGTTGCTGCCTGGTCAGGCAGCATGGCCTAATAGGTGCTGTTGTTAGAATTAAAAAAAAAATCATTTCGTGGGGCCATCTAC
This window of the Triticum aestivum cultivar Chinese Spring chromosome 5D, IWGSC CS RefSeq v2.1, whole genome shotgun sequence genome carries:
- the LOC123123294 gene encoding vesicle-associated membrane protein 721, whose amino-acid sequence is MGQQSLIYAFVARGTVVLAEYTEFTGNFTTIASQCLVKLPASNNKFTYNCDGHTFNYLVEDGFTYCVVAVESVGQQMPIAFLVRVKDDFSKRYAGGKAATAAPSSLNREFGSKLKEHMQYCVDHPEEINKLAKVQAQVSEVKNVMMENIEKVLDRGEKIELLVDKTENLRSQAQDFRQQGTQVRRKMWLQNMKIKLIVLGIIVALILIIILSVCHGFNCGKK